The Kitasatospora setae KM-6054 genome contains a region encoding:
- a CDS encoding M4 family metallopeptidase, whose product MNRKTALAAAVAAALTLGTVVMASSQDVALASGPAVPGAGFRAMSASDRASALTQAGQEAGAVAKALGLGPDERLLPKDVLVDNDGARHVRYDRSYRGLPVLGGDLVVHRDAKGAVLSTSWAHQGAISLAGVTPKLSGQDAAATAERSAKHVRQARTTSKDSGQLVVWAPADGAPVLAYRTTVTGAGEAGADSREAVLLDAGTGAVLDQYEVEQGVSGTGNGVNVGQVTIETSQGGSGYTLTDALHGGTIVYDSYNSPQSNPAQNARAFSKSSNSWGNGSTSSRESAAVDASYGLAKTWDFYQSAFNRSGIRNDGRGAPAYVHVDNQLLNAFYDDSCFCMSFGDGSSQNGNTPLTALDVSGHEMSHGVTAATANLNYSGESGGLNEATSDIFGTMVEFYAGNTTDPGDYYIGEKLNMGNGYLRRMDNPAADGNSLSCYNSGAGSVDVHYSSGIANHFFYLTAEGTGAKTIGGLPHNGTPCNGDSFNGIGRDKAAQIWYRALSTYLTSTSNYASARTATLQAAADLYGANSQERYIVSKAWAAVSIGTALPDPGNGNPSPSPTPTSSPTGNPNPGGNALTNGDFEQGATGWTQSANDITNSTQQSAHGGSWYAWMMGYGSAATETLSQSNIAVPSTGSPKLTFWLKVTTQESGTTAYDTLKVNVNGQTLATYSNANASAGYVQKTIDLSAFRGQNVNLTFAGQEDASLSTIFLLDDVKIG is encoded by the coding sequence ATGAACCGCAAGACCGCTCTGGCGGCGGCTGTCGCGGCGGCCCTCACCCTGGGCACCGTCGTGATGGCGAGTTCGCAGGACGTCGCGCTGGCGAGCGGCCCGGCCGTGCCCGGCGCCGGGTTCCGGGCGATGAGCGCTTCGGACCGGGCCTCGGCCCTGACGCAGGCCGGGCAGGAGGCCGGCGCGGTGGCGAAGGCGCTGGGCCTCGGCCCGGACGAGCGCCTGCTGCCGAAGGACGTGCTGGTCGACAACGACGGTGCCCGGCACGTGCGCTACGACCGCAGCTACCGCGGGCTGCCGGTGCTGGGCGGCGACCTGGTCGTGCACCGGGACGCCAAGGGCGCTGTGCTGTCGACGAGTTGGGCGCACCAGGGGGCGATCTCGCTGGCCGGCGTGACGCCGAAGCTGTCGGGCCAGGACGCCGCGGCGACGGCCGAGCGCAGCGCCAAGCACGTCCGGCAGGCGCGCACCACCAGCAAGGACAGCGGCCAACTGGTGGTCTGGGCACCGGCCGACGGTGCTCCGGTGCTGGCGTACCGCACCACCGTCACCGGCGCGGGCGAGGCCGGCGCCGACTCCCGCGAGGCGGTGCTGCTGGACGCGGGCACCGGCGCGGTGCTCGACCAGTACGAGGTGGAGCAGGGCGTCTCCGGAACCGGCAACGGCGTCAACGTCGGCCAGGTGACCATCGAGACCAGCCAGGGCGGCAGCGGCTACACGCTGACCGACGCGCTGCACGGCGGCACGATCGTCTACGACTCGTACAACAGCCCGCAGTCGAACCCGGCGCAGAACGCGCGGGCCTTCTCGAAGTCGTCCAACTCCTGGGGCAACGGCTCGACTTCGAGCCGGGAGAGCGCGGCGGTGGACGCCTCCTACGGGCTGGCGAAGACCTGGGACTTCTACCAGAGCGCCTTCAACCGCTCCGGCATCCGCAACGACGGCCGGGGCGCCCCGGCGTACGTGCACGTCGACAACCAGCTGCTGAACGCCTTCTACGACGACTCGTGCTTCTGCATGTCGTTCGGCGACGGCTCCTCGCAGAACGGCAACACCCCGCTCACCGCGCTGGACGTCTCGGGCCACGAGATGAGCCACGGCGTCACCGCCGCCACCGCCAACCTGAACTACTCGGGCGAGAGCGGCGGTCTGAACGAGGCCACCTCCGACATCTTCGGCACCATGGTCGAGTTCTACGCCGGCAACACCACCGACCCCGGTGACTACTACATCGGCGAGAAGCTGAACATGGGCAACGGCTACCTGCGGCGGATGGACAACCCGGCCGCCGACGGCAACTCGCTGTCCTGCTACAACTCCGGCGCGGGTTCGGTGGACGTGCACTACTCGTCCGGCATCGCCAACCACTTCTTCTACCTGACCGCCGAGGGGACGGGCGCGAAGACCATCGGCGGGCTGCCGCACAACGGCACCCCGTGCAACGGCGACAGCTTCAACGGCATCGGCCGCGACAAGGCCGCGCAGATCTGGTACCGCGCGCTGTCGACCTACCTGACCTCGACCAGCAACTACGCCTCGGCCCGCACCGCGACCCTCCAGGCCGCCGCCGACCTGTACGGCGCCAACTCGCAGGAGCGCTACATCGTCTCCAAGGCGTGGGCCGCCGTCTCGATCGGCACCGCGCTGCCCGACCCGGGCAACGGCAACCCGTCGCCGTCGCCGACGCCCACCTCCTCGCCGACCGGCAACCCGAACCCGGGCGGCAACGCGCTCACCAACGGCGACTTCGAGCAGGGCGCCACCGGCTGGACCCAGAGCGCCAACGACATCACCAACTCGACCCAGCAGTCCGCGCACGGCGGCAGCTGGTACGCGTGGATGATGGGCTACGGCTCGGCCGCCACCGAGACCCTGTCGCAGTCGAACATCGCGGTGCCGTCCACCGGCAGCCCGAAGCTCACCTTCTGGCTGAAGGTCACCACCCAGGAGTCCGGCACCACCGCCTACGACACCCTCAAGGTGAACGTCAACGGCCAGACCCTGGCGACGTACTCGAACGCCAACGCCAGCGCCGGCTACGTGCAGAAGACGATCGACCTGAGCGCCTTCCGGGGCCAGAACGTCAACCTGACCTTCGCCGGGCAGGAGGACGCCTCGCTGTCGACGATCTTCCTGCTGGACGACGTGAAGATCGGCTGA
- a CDS encoding succinate dehydrogenase cytochrome b subunit, whose translation MASAHRTTRTTRTPAPGRPPSSLAALWRSSVGKKAVMAVSGLLMLAYLVAHMLGNLKVFFGPDDINGYAHWLRTLGQPLLHHGWFLWLARFVLLAAVVAHGTAAYQLSRRDLRARPVKYAHRRRQATYATRTMRWGGVILGLFIVWHILDLTTLTVNPAAEEGHPYQNIVASFSTWYSGAVYCLAMLALGLHVRHGFWSAAQTLGVNNPRRDRALKLGTNGLALLLTAGFLSVPVAVMTGLVR comes from the coding sequence ATGGCTTCTGCTCACCGGACGACCCGGACGACCCGGACCCCGGCCCCCGGCCGGCCCCCGTCCTCCCTGGCGGCGCTGTGGCGCAGCTCCGTCGGCAAGAAGGCCGTGATGGCGGTCAGCGGGCTGCTGATGCTGGCGTACCTGGTCGCCCACATGCTCGGCAACCTGAAGGTGTTCTTCGGCCCGGACGACATCAACGGCTACGCGCACTGGCTGCGCACCCTCGGGCAGCCGCTGCTGCACCACGGCTGGTTCCTCTGGCTGGCCCGGTTCGTCCTGCTGGCGGCGGTGGTCGCGCACGGCACCGCCGCGTACCAGCTCTCCCGGCGCGACCTGCGGGCCCGGCCGGTGAAGTACGCGCACCGGCGGCGGCAGGCGACGTACGCGACCCGGACGATGCGCTGGGGCGGGGTGATCCTCGGGCTGTTCATCGTCTGGCACATCCTCGACCTGACCACCCTCACGGTGAACCCGGCGGCCGAGGAGGGGCACCCGTACCAGAACATCGTGGCCTCGTTCTCGACCTGGTACTCGGGCGCGGTCTACTGCCTGGCGATGCTGGCGCTCGGCCTGCACGTGCGGCACGGCTTCTGGAGCGCCGCGCAGACGCTCGGCGTCAACAACCCGCGCCGCGACCGGGCGTTGAAGCTCGGCACGAACGGGCTGGCGCTGCTGCTGACCGCCGGGTTCCTGTCGGTGCCGGTCGCCGTGATGACCGGACTGGTCCGGTGA
- a CDS encoding M4 family metallopeptidase: MNRKTAMAAAVAAALTMGTVMVASSQSPALASGTTANGAGPQAMTTVGRLALLDQADKEAGAVAKALGLGPDERLLPKDVQVDNDGARHVRYDRTYRGLPVVGGDLVVHRAKNGRITSTSWAHEGAIKLNGVTPMLSDKDAASTATRSAKHVKEARTTNLDTSQLLVWAVGKVPVLAYRNTVTGAGEAGANSREAVLLDAGTGAVLDQYEVNPTVSGTGNGVNVGQVTIETSQGGSGYTLTDAAHGGTIVYDSYNSPQSNPAQNARTFSKSSNSWGNGSTSSRESAAVDASYGLAKTWDYYKSTFNRSGIRNDGRGAPAYVHVDNQLLNAFYDDSCFCMSFGDGSSQNGNTPLTALDVAGHEMSHGVTAATANLNYSGESGGLNEATSDIFGTMVEFYAGNTTDPGDYYIGEKLRMGNGYLRRMDNPAADGNSLSCYSSRAGSVDVHYSSGIANHFFYLTAEGTGAKTIGGLSHNGTPCNGDSFNGIGRDKAAQIWYRALSTYLTSTSNYSAARTATLQAAADLYGANSQERYIVSKAWAAVSLGTALPDPGNGNPSPSPTPTSSPTGNPNPGGNALTNGDFEQGTAGWTQSANDITNSTQQSAHGGSWYAWMMGYGSAATETLSQSNIAVPSTGSPKLTFWLKVTTAESGTTAYDTLKVNVNGQTLATYSNANASAGYVQKTVDLSAFRGQNVSISFAGQEDAYLATTFLLDDVSVG; this comes from the coding sequence ATGAACCGCAAGACCGCCATGGCGGCAGCTGTTGCGGCCGCCCTCACCATGGGCACCGTGATGGTCGCGAGTTCCCAGTCGCCCGCACTGGCCAGCGGTACCACCGCGAACGGTGCCGGACCGCAGGCGATGACCACCGTCGGCCGCCTCGCGCTCCTGGATCAGGCGGACAAGGAGGCCGGCGCGGTGGCGAAGGCGCTGGGCCTCGGCCCGGACGAGCGCCTGCTGCCGAAGGACGTGCAGGTCGACAACGACGGCGCCCGGCACGTGCGCTACGACCGCACCTACCGGGGGCTGCCGGTGGTCGGTGGCGACCTGGTCGTGCACCGGGCCAAGAACGGCAGGATCACCTCGACCAGCTGGGCGCACGAGGGTGCGATCAAGCTGAACGGCGTGACCCCGATGCTGTCCGACAAGGACGCCGCGTCCACCGCCACCCGCAGCGCCAAGCACGTCAAGGAGGCCCGCACCACCAACCTGGACACCAGCCAGCTGCTGGTCTGGGCGGTCGGCAAGGTCCCGGTGCTGGCGTACCGCAACACCGTCACCGGCGCGGGCGAGGCCGGCGCGAACTCCCGCGAGGCCGTCCTGCTGGACGCGGGCACCGGCGCCGTGCTCGACCAGTACGAGGTCAACCCGACGGTCTCCGGCACCGGCAACGGCGTCAACGTCGGCCAGGTCACCATCGAGACCAGCCAGGGCGGCAGCGGCTACACGCTGACCGACGCGGCGCACGGCGGCACCATCGTCTACGACTCGTACAACAGCCCGCAGTCGAACCCGGCGCAGAACGCCCGGACGTTCTCCAAGTCGTCCAACTCCTGGGGCAACGGCTCGACTTCGAGCCGGGAGAGCGCCGCCGTCGACGCCTCCTACGGCCTGGCGAAGACCTGGGACTACTACAAGAGCACCTTCAACCGCAGCGGCATCCGCAACGACGGCCGGGGCGCCCCGGCGTACGTCCACGTCGACAACCAGCTGCTGAACGCCTTCTACGACGACTCCTGCTTCTGCATGTCGTTCGGCGACGGCTCCTCGCAGAACGGCAACACCCCGCTCACCGCGCTCGACGTGGCCGGCCACGAGATGAGCCACGGCGTCACCGCCGCCACCGCCAACCTGAACTACTCCGGCGAGTCGGGCGGCCTGAACGAGGCCACCTCCGACATCTTCGGCACCATGGTCGAGTTCTACGCCGGCAACACCACCGACCCCGGTGACTACTACATCGGCGAGAAGCTCCGGATGGGCAACGGCTACCTGCGCCGGATGGACAACCCGGCCGCCGACGGCAACTCGCTGTCCTGCTACAGCAGCCGGGCCGGCTCGGTGGACGTGCACTACTCCTCCGGCATCGCCAACCACTTCTTCTACCTGACGGCGGAGGGCACCGGCGCGAAGACCATCGGCGGCCTGTCGCACAACGGCACCCCGTGCAACGGCGACAGCTTCAACGGCATCGGCCGCGACAAGGCCGCGCAGATCTGGTACCGCGCGCTGTCGACCTACCTGACCTCCACCAGCAACTACAGCGCGGCGCGCACCGCGACCCTGCAGGCCGCCGCCGACCTGTACGGCGCCAACTCGCAGGAGCGCTACATCGTCTCCAAGGCGTGGGCCGCCGTCTCGCTCGGCACCGCGCTGCCCGACCCGGGCAACGGCAACCCGTCGCCGTCGCCGACGCCCACCTCCTCGCCGACCGGCAACCCGAACCCGGGCGGCAACGCGCTGACCAACGGCGACTTCGAGCAGGGCACCGCCGGCTGGACCCAGAGCGCCAACGACATCACCAACTCGACCCAGCAGTCCGCGCACGGCGGCAGCTGGTACGCGTGGATGATGGGCTACGGCTCGGCCGCCACCGAGACCCTGTCGCAGTCGAACATCGCGGTGCCGTCCACCGGCAGCCCGAAGCTCACCTTCTGGCTGAAGGTCACCACCGCGGAGTCCGGCACCACCGCCTACGACACCCTCAAGGTGAACGTCAACGGCCAGACCCTGGCGACGTACTCGAACGCCAACGCCAGCGCCGGCTACGTGCAGAAGACCGTCGACCTGAGCGCCTTCCGGGGCCAGAACGTCAGCATCTCGTTCGCCGGCCAGGAGGACGCCTACCTGGCGACCACCTTCCTGCTCGACGACGTCAGCGTCGGCTGA
- a CDS encoding MOSC domain-containing protein yields MAGSVVAVGRSEGHSFSKPNLDGIRLVAGIGVEGDTHAGVTVQHRSRVAQDPTQPNLRQVHLMHQELFEELAEAGFAVAPGDLGENVTTRGVDLLGLPVGALLRLGEDAVVEVTGLRNPCAQIDDFQRGLLKQLVRRAEDGSLIRRAGIMGVVRSGGEIRPGDGVTVTLPPEPHRPLDRV; encoded by the coding sequence GTGGCCGGGAGCGTGGTGGCGGTCGGCAGGAGCGAGGGGCACTCGTTCAGCAAGCCGAACCTGGACGGGATACGGCTGGTGGCGGGCATCGGCGTCGAGGGCGACACGCACGCCGGGGTGACGGTGCAGCACCGCTCCCGGGTCGCGCAGGACCCGACGCAGCCGAACCTGCGGCAGGTGCACCTGATGCACCAGGAGCTGTTCGAGGAACTGGCCGAGGCCGGATTCGCCGTCGCACCCGGCGACTTGGGCGAGAACGTGACCACCCGCGGCGTCGACCTGCTCGGCCTGCCGGTCGGGGCGCTGCTGCGGCTGGGCGAGGACGCCGTGGTCGAGGTGACCGGGCTGCGCAACCCGTGCGCGCAGATCGACGACTTCCAGCGCGGCCTGCTCAAGCAGCTGGTGCGGCGGGCCGAGGACGGGTCGCTGATCCGCCGGGCCGGGATCATGGGCGTGGTCCGCTCCGGCGGCGAGATCCGCCCCGGCGACGGCGTCACCGTCACACTGCCGCCCGAACCGCACCGCCCGCTCGACCGGGTCTGA
- a CDS encoding helix-turn-helix transcriptional regulator, with product MTGILPGGAGPATTPAEPTEPPLVDRAHLLAEIRAALTATGGVLLHGPAGIGKTALLDTLARDAERAGETVLRSSPTAAEADLPHLALIDLLGEALPGLAEDLPDHLRQALERALLHRAPAPGTATDPLAVRVAVLEALRRLAQRGPVLVLLDDTQWLDEASRQVIAFAARRLTDRQVRFAVTERTEGVEQAGTAPEMVALCPPAAREIPVGPLGERGTGALLRERLDLRLSGLTLTRVHAVSGGNPYYALELGRSLAADGSESALAADPARPLDVPHRLRALVAARLGELPDPARQSLTVLAAARPGTALPDTVTEPLGAARRHGIVRPVPAGTPRPDHPQFSHPLVAEVVLAAADPAELRAAHRLLADLTDDPVEQVRHQALAADAADPDLADRLAAAADTALTRGAPGTAAELLRLAADHTPDPDTAGRHLLAAARNATAAGLPDLARACGERLATAPAADVRVHARLLLARLLGPDHPGAEPLLTAAAEDTGGHPALTAAVHQERAVRALHRGDRAEGLAELATAEKHADLADDPDLLVELLAQRAPLTLLTDPALGLAQLERGCRLAAGRPATAAAVFCREGLAVAALRSGDLPRAVAEVEALRAEVEAAGRTEDLANVLYITASVYERAGRCTEAYAAGRAAHDLRERIEPSPGPARVLGGAAELNGGTAERAAQLLDSAIRAAEDDHDREWLSYAHGLRGRVELLRGNHQAAAEHLGRCLHLLRRMEFTDPAFFLVDADLAEALALSGRPEEAAATLADARERATGLGRDVLTLGLHRAEAHLTAAADPRRAADTLRELIPDSHPYPLELARAHLALGTLERRARRRAAARAALQEAHTRYAAAGCLPWQQHTAAALAALDALEADPTPMQQQILALIRAGATNREIAARLHLSVKAVEANLTRLYRQYGVRGRAELARHRD from the coding sequence ATGACCGGCATCCTCCCCGGCGGAGCCGGCCCCGCCACCACCCCGGCGGAGCCGACCGAGCCCCCACTCGTCGACCGCGCCCACCTGCTCGCCGAGATCCGCGCCGCGCTCACCGCCACCGGCGGCGTCCTGCTGCACGGACCGGCCGGCATCGGCAAGACCGCGCTGCTCGACACACTCGCCCGGGACGCCGAACGGGCGGGTGAGACCGTCCTGCGCAGCAGCCCCACCGCCGCCGAGGCCGACCTGCCGCACCTCGCGCTCATCGACCTGCTCGGCGAAGCCCTCCCCGGCCTCGCCGAGGACCTGCCCGACCACCTGCGGCAGGCCCTCGAACGCGCCCTGCTGCACCGCGCCCCCGCACCCGGCACCGCCACCGACCCGCTCGCCGTCCGGGTGGCCGTCCTCGAAGCGCTGCGCCGACTCGCCCAGCGCGGCCCCGTCCTCGTCCTGCTCGACGACACCCAGTGGCTCGACGAGGCCAGCCGGCAGGTCATCGCCTTCGCCGCCCGCCGGCTCACCGACCGGCAGGTCCGCTTCGCCGTCACCGAACGCACCGAAGGCGTCGAACAGGCCGGCACCGCACCCGAGATGGTCGCGCTCTGCCCGCCCGCCGCCCGCGAGATCCCGGTCGGCCCGCTCGGCGAACGCGGCACCGGCGCCCTGCTGCGCGAACGCCTCGACCTGCGCCTCAGCGGCCTCACCCTCACCCGGGTGCACGCCGTCAGCGGCGGAAACCCCTACTACGCCCTGGAACTGGGCCGCTCGCTGGCCGCCGACGGCAGCGAGAGCGCGCTCGCCGCCGACCCGGCCCGCCCGCTCGACGTCCCGCACCGGCTGCGCGCCCTGGTCGCCGCCCGGCTCGGCGAACTCCCGGACCCCGCACGGCAGTCGCTCACCGTCCTGGCCGCCGCCCGGCCCGGCACCGCACTGCCCGACACCGTCACCGAACCGCTCGGCGCCGCCCGACGGCACGGCATCGTCCGCCCCGTCCCGGCCGGCACCCCGCGCCCCGACCACCCCCAGTTCAGCCACCCGCTGGTCGCCGAGGTCGTCCTCGCCGCCGCCGACCCCGCCGAGCTGCGCGCCGCCCATCGGCTGCTCGCCGACCTCACCGACGACCCCGTCGAACAGGTCCGCCACCAGGCCCTCGCCGCCGACGCCGCCGACCCCGACCTCGCCGACCGGCTCGCCGCCGCCGCCGACACCGCCCTCACCCGCGGTGCCCCCGGCACCGCCGCCGAACTGCTCCGGCTCGCCGCCGACCACACCCCCGACCCCGACACCGCCGGCCGCCACCTGCTCGCCGCCGCCCGCAACGCCACCGCCGCCGGCCTGCCCGACCTCGCCCGCGCCTGCGGCGAACGCCTGGCCACCGCCCCCGCCGCCGACGTCCGGGTGCACGCCAGGCTGCTGCTCGCCCGCCTGCTCGGCCCCGACCACCCCGGCGCCGAACCGCTGCTCACCGCCGCCGCCGAGGACACCGGCGGCCACCCCGCGCTCACCGCCGCCGTCCACCAGGAACGCGCCGTCCGCGCCCTGCACCGCGGCGACCGGGCCGAGGGACTCGCCGAACTCGCCACCGCCGAGAAGCACGCCGACCTCGCCGACGACCCCGACCTGCTGGTCGAACTCCTCGCCCAGCGCGCCCCGCTCACCCTGCTCACCGACCCCGCCCTCGGCCTCGCCCAACTCGAACGCGGCTGCCGCCTCGCCGCCGGACGCCCCGCCACCGCCGCCGCCGTGTTCTGCCGCGAGGGCCTCGCCGTCGCCGCCCTGCGCAGCGGCGACCTGCCCCGCGCCGTCGCCGAGGTCGAGGCCCTGCGCGCCGAGGTCGAGGCGGCCGGCCGCACCGAGGACCTCGCCAACGTCCTCTACATCACCGCCTCCGTCTACGAACGGGCCGGCCGCTGCACCGAGGCGTACGCCGCCGGCCGCGCCGCGCACGACCTGCGCGAACGCATCGAACCCAGCCCCGGCCCGGCCCGCGTCCTGGGCGGCGCCGCCGAACTCAACGGCGGCACCGCCGAACGCGCCGCCCAACTCCTCGACTCCGCGATCCGCGCCGCCGAGGACGACCACGACCGCGAGTGGCTCTCCTACGCGCACGGCCTGCGCGGCCGGGTCGAACTGCTCCGCGGCAACCACCAGGCCGCCGCCGAACACCTCGGCCGCTGCCTGCACCTGCTGCGCCGGATGGAGTTCACCGACCCCGCGTTCTTCCTGGTCGACGCCGACCTCGCCGAGGCGCTCGCGCTCTCCGGCCGCCCCGAGGAGGCCGCCGCCACCCTCGCCGACGCCCGCGAACGCGCCACCGGCCTCGGCCGCGACGTCCTCACCCTCGGCCTGCACCGCGCCGAGGCCCACCTCACCGCCGCCGCCGACCCCCGCCGGGCCGCCGACACGCTGCGCGAACTGATCCCCGACAGCCACCCCTACCCCCTCGAACTCGCCCGCGCCCACCTCGCCCTGGGCACCCTGGAGCGCCGCGCCCGCCGCCGGGCCGCCGCCCGCGCCGCCCTCCAGGAGGCCCACACCCGGTACGCCGCGGCCGGCTGCCTGCCCTGGCAGCAGCACACCGCCGCCGCGCTCGCCGCCCTCGACGCCCTGGAGGCCGACCCCACCCCCATGCAGCAGCAGATCCTCGCGCTGATCCGGGCCGGCGCCACCAACCGCGAGATCGCCGCCCGGCTGCACCTCTCGGTCAAGGCCGTCGAGGCCAACCTCACCCGCCTCTACCGCCAGTACGGCGTCCGGGGCCGGGCCGAACTGGCCCGCCACCGGGACTGA
- a CDS encoding LysR family transcriptional regulator has protein sequence MQLQQLAYFVAVADARHFTRAAELSHVSQPSLSQQIRALERELGAELFHRSRSGTALTDAGEALLPLARRILADADSARRAVAETVQLRRGRVRFGAPPSLCASLVPQVLRAYRARHPGVDLRLTEGGSGDLVRDLEAGQLDLALVIAPATAPPAPLDVTPLLHEDLVLVSATPLPRRARITDLRGQDLVMFREGYDVRESTLAACRAAGFEPSYAVEGGEMDAVLAAVRAGLGPAVVPGMVAASSGLPATPFAPPGLGRTIALAHGRDLPLTHAAAAFHATLLAYLREADRTDTLPPGTRLLR, from the coding sequence GTGCAGTTGCAGCAGCTCGCCTACTTCGTCGCGGTCGCCGACGCCCGGCACTTCACCCGGGCCGCCGAACTCAGCCACGTCTCGCAGCCCTCGCTCTCCCAGCAGATCCGGGCCCTGGAACGGGAGCTGGGCGCCGAACTGTTCCACCGCTCGCGCTCCGGAACGGCCCTGACCGACGCCGGGGAGGCGCTGCTGCCGCTGGCCCGGCGCATCCTCGCCGACGCGGACAGCGCCCGGCGGGCCGTCGCCGAGACCGTGCAGCTGCGCCGCGGCCGGGTCCGCTTCGGCGCGCCGCCCTCGCTCTGCGCCAGCCTGGTCCCGCAGGTGCTGCGGGCGTACCGTGCCCGGCACCCCGGCGTCGACCTGCGGCTCACCGAGGGCGGCTCCGGCGACCTGGTCCGCGACCTGGAGGCCGGGCAGCTGGACCTCGCGCTGGTCATCGCCCCCGCCACCGCCCCGCCCGCCCCGCTCGACGTCACCCCGCTGCTGCACGAGGACCTGGTCCTCGTCTCGGCCACCCCGCTCCCCCGCCGCGCCCGGATCACCGATCTGCGCGGCCAGGACCTGGTGATGTTCCGCGAGGGCTACGACGTCCGGGAGAGCACCCTGGCCGCCTGCCGGGCGGCCGGCTTCGAACCCTCGTACGCGGTCGAGGGCGGCGAGATGGACGCCGTCCTCGCCGCCGTCCGGGCCGGCCTCGGACCCGCCGTCGTCCCCGGCATGGTCGCCGCCAGCTCCGGCCTGCCCGCCACCCCCTTCGCCCCGCCCGGCCTCGGCCGCACCATCGCCCTCGCCCACGGCCGCGACCTCCCGCTCACCCACGCCGCGGCCGCGTTCCACGCCACCCTGCTCGCCTACCTCCGGGAGGCCGACCGCACCGACACCCTCCCGCCGGGGACCCGGCTGCTCCGGTAG